A window of Mangifera indica cultivar Alphonso chromosome 13, CATAS_Mindica_2.1, whole genome shotgun sequence contains these coding sequences:
- the LOC123195262 gene encoding protein NRT1/ PTR FAMILY 1.2-like, whose translation MEISEDEEQSKKIASQEGKSRKGGFRTMPFIIANETFEKLASVGLQANMILYLTKEYHMSSAAGTNVLFLWSAIANFMPTIGAFLSDSYLGRFRVIALGTLISLLGLSVLWMTAIVPEATPPTCNLRVERCVSAKPSQLMILYSSFVLMAIGAGGIRPCSLAFGADQLCNPNDPNNERLLQSFFNWYYASVGISIMISALVIVYIQDKAGWIVGFGVPVGLMSLSTVLFLLGSPLYVKMKANKSLFTGFAQVLSAAWKNRNLALPPRDSDGWYHYQKGSKLTTPTDKLRFLNKACIIRNPEKNMEHSDKTSWNVCTVRQVEELKALIKVLPIWSTGIIIGVTISQHSFPVLQAITMDRSMFTEKVKFPAGSFIVFGITTLTIWVAVYDRIVVPCLARFTNRKKGLTNKERMGVGLAISCLAMSTSALVEKKRRDTAIREGLAHRFGVVSMSAFWLVPQHCLIGLGEAFNAIGQIEFYYSQFPKSMSSIGVALLALGIAVGNLVGTLILSILNHVTKRGGKVSWVATNLNMAHYDYYYWILCFLSVINLFYYLVCSWAYGSCEEIQDWDEKEGMKTQELSKLDIKGSPLVL comes from the exons ATGGAGATTTCCGAAGATGAGGAACAGAGCAAGAAAATTGCCAGTCAAGAGGGGAAAAGCAGAAAAGGTGGATTTAGGACAATGCCCTTTATCATAG CAAATGAGACGTTTGAGAAGTTAGCAAGCGTGGGGCTTCAAGCCAATATGATACTGTACTTGACAAAGGAGTATCACATGTCAAGTGCAGCTGGAACTAATGTATTATTCTTGTGGTCAGCCATAGCCAATTTTATGCCCACCATTGGAGCTTTCCTTTCTGATTCTTACTTGGGTCGCTTTCGAGTCATTGCATTGGGAACTCTCATCAGCCTTCTG GGATTGAGTGTTCTCTGGATGACAGCCATTGTTCCTGAGGCGACACCACCTACTTGCAACCTGAGGGTAGAACGTTGTGTATCTGCGAAACCATCCCAGCTGATGATTCTCTATTCTTCATTTGTTCTAATGGCCATCGGAGCTGGGGGCATTCGGCCGTGCTCCTTGGCCTTTGGGGCTGACCAATTATGCAATCCTAATGATCCCAACAATGAGAGGCTATTGCAGAGCTTTTTCAATTGGTATTATGCTTCAGTCGGAATCTCAATCATGATTTCAGCGTTAGTCATAGTTTATATTCAAGATAAAGCTGGCTGGATTGTGGGTTTTGGAGTTCCTGTTGGACTCATGTCCTTGTCTACTGTTCTCTTCTTATTGGGTTCTCCATTATATGTCAAAATGAAGGCCAACAAGAGCTTGTTCACCGGCTTTGCCCAAGTTTTATCCGCAGCCTGGAAGAACAGAAATCTAGCTTTACCACCAAGGGATTCTGATGGATGGTACCACTACCAGAAAGGTTCAAAGCTTACCACACCAACAGACAAATTAAG GTTTCTAAACAAGGCTTGCATAATCCGAAACCCAGAAAAAAATATGGAGCACTCTGATAAAACTTCATGGAATGTTTGCACAGTGAGACAAGTAGAAGAGCTGAAAGCATTGATCAAAGTTTTGCCAATCTGGTCCACTGGCATCATAATTGGAGTGACCATCAGCCAGCACTCATTCCCAGTACTCCAAGCCATCACTATGGACAGAAGCATGTTCACTGAAAAAGTGAAATTTCCAGCAGGTTCATTCATTGTCTTCGGAATCACCACATTGACGATATGGGTTGCTGTCTATGATCGTATCGTAGTCCCTTGTCTAGCAAGGTTCACAAATCGAAAAAAAGGACTTACCAACAAAGAGCGAATGGGAGTCGGTCTCGCAATCTCATGTCTAGCCATGTCAACCTCAGCATTGGTTGAGAAGAAGCGCCGTGACACAGCAATCAGAGAAGGATTGGCGCATAGATTTGGGGTTGTGAGTATGTCCGCATTTTGGCTAGTGCCACAGCACTGCCTGATAGGATTAGGAGAAGCTTTCAACGCAATTGGGCAAATAGAATTCTACTACTCTCAGTTTCCAAAGAGCATGTCGAGCATAGGAGTGGCTCTTTTGGCGCTTGGAATTGCAGTGGGAAATTTAGTTGGGACTCTGATCTTATCAATTTTGAATCATGTGACAAAAAGAGGAGGGAAAGTGAGCTGGGTAGCCACTAATCTCAACATGGCTCACTACGATTATTACTATtggattctttgttttttaagtgtgattaatttgttttactATTTAGTGTGTAGTTGGGCATATGGGTCCTGTGAGGAAATCCAGGATTGGGATGAGAAAGAAGGGATGAAAACACAAGAATTATCAAAGCTTGATATTAAGGGATCCCCTCTTGTTTTATAA